A stretch of Synechococcus sp. WH 8020 DNA encodes these proteins:
- a CDS encoding sigma-70 family RNA polymerase sigma factor has protein sequence MPSPESLRRREQRRLLPQSILDRNDAVLEHLGLAHHAAIHQAARFPGEQDDLVQEGRLGLIHGMANFDPQRGCRISTYVLTRVNGQILHFRRDRQHALRIPWRLKDLHSRGVRLQAQRLQQSLDPLDERGLAASLNVSPHRWREALIAHSLSYVASLDVAPSIQAVDGELRSSLLHQIEDPSSVPVSVEEPSLRWLKDALKTLEPQQCCWLLARYVDNIPIKDLALREKVDAGLLRQSIRESLSRLRQAARPLQQCLPLARKTQRKRNQHRQDGGPGGLQAVDDLIG, from the coding sequence ATGCCTTCTCCTGAGAGCCTTCGACGGCGCGAGCAGCGCAGATTATTGCCCCAGTCAATTCTTGATCGCAACGATGCTGTGCTTGAACATCTTGGATTGGCGCACCATGCCGCCATCCATCAAGCGGCTCGCTTTCCAGGAGAGCAAGACGATTTAGTGCAGGAAGGTCGCTTGGGCTTGATTCATGGAATGGCCAACTTTGATCCTCAACGTGGATGTCGCATCAGCACCTATGTGTTAACCAGGGTGAACGGCCAAATCCTGCATTTCCGTCGCGATCGACAACATGCGCTGAGGATTCCTTGGCGTTTGAAGGACTTGCATAGTCGGGGTGTGCGTCTTCAGGCGCAACGGTTGCAACAGAGTCTGGATCCACTGGATGAGCGAGGCCTCGCAGCATCCCTCAACGTGAGCCCTCACCGTTGGCGAGAGGCCCTGATCGCTCACTCCCTCAGCTACGTGGCTTCGCTTGATGTTGCGCCTTCCATTCAGGCGGTAGACGGAGAGCTGAGAAGCTCCCTGCTTCATCAAATCGAGGATCCCTCCTCTGTGCCTGTTTCGGTGGAGGAACCCAGCCTTCGCTGGTTGAAGGACGCTCTGAAGACACTTGAGCCTCAACAGTGTTGTTGGCTCCTTGCTCGCTATGTCGACAACATTCCAATCAAGGACCTTGCTTTGAGAGAAAAGGTTGATGCAGGCTTGCTACGCCAATCAATCCGAGAGTCGCTGAGCCGATTGCGACAGGCAGCACGACCTCTACAGCAGTGCCTCCCATTAGCCCGCAAGACCCAGCGGAAGCGCAATCAGCATCGCCAAGACGGCGGCCCAGGCGGTTTGCAAGCCGTTGACGATCTCATTGGTTAA
- a CDS encoding GDSL-type esterase/lipase family protein encodes MTTAPRQLVVIGDSGVYGWGDSEGGGWCERLRRQWMTMPSAPVVYGLGVRGDGLERIAQRWQQEWSCRGELRRQQPDGLLLSVGLNDSARVGRLDGRQQLSAEAFRFGLEQLLAAMTPVTQVMVMGLSVVDEAVMPFADCLWYSNEAVAIHEAQLEETCLEADVPFLSLHRAMAAEPDWLTWLEPDGIHLNSTGHHWIHQRLQEWKPLLHWAGLEPHCQFTSLMTY; translated from the coding sequence ATGACAACAGCGCCGCGGCAGCTTGTCGTGATCGGGGATAGTGGCGTGTACGGATGGGGTGATTCAGAGGGAGGGGGATGGTGTGAACGCTTGAGGCGTCAATGGATGACGATGCCCTCAGCCCCCGTGGTGTATGGGCTTGGCGTACGTGGGGATGGACTGGAGCGCATCGCTCAGCGATGGCAGCAAGAGTGGAGTTGCCGCGGTGAGCTCCGTCGCCAGCAGCCCGATGGTTTGCTGCTCTCGGTGGGGCTCAATGACAGCGCACGGGTGGGCCGGCTTGATGGACGGCAGCAATTGAGTGCTGAAGCGTTTCGCTTCGGGCTTGAGCAATTGCTTGCGGCGATGACGCCAGTCACTCAAGTCATGGTGATGGGGCTCAGCGTTGTTGATGAAGCGGTCATGCCTTTCGCTGATTGCCTTTGGTACAGCAATGAGGCAGTGGCTATCCATGAAGCGCAATTGGAGGAAACGTGCCTGGAAGCCGATGTTCCATTTTTAAGCCTGCACCGAGCGATGGCCGCAGAGCCCGATTGGTTGACCTGGTTGGAACCTGACGGCATTCATCTCAACAGCACAGGTCATCACTGGATTCATCAACGACTTCAGGAGTGGAAGCCACTTCTTCATTGGGCTGGTCTGGAGCCCCATTGTCAGTTCACATCCTTGATGACGTATTGA
- a CDS encoding phosphonate ABC transporter yields MNRPRPAAPLLTLLPAMALVPVLIVTLIGLHGGGLSIWQQFLSGALHPSLDPDVLHAVWHGLGVTMATAFLSWSLSLLLGVLLGSACADVVWRSWTLPPWPAKALRGVLAIPRAVHELVWGLLLLQVLGLHPYVAVAAIVIPYSTLVARIWRDHLDSADHRPLNALISAGVQPLSALMTALNPGMGTVLMSYGGYRLECALRSATLLGVFGLGGLGTELQLTLQSLQFRELWTGLWVLSAVMLILEQLLRFWRGRSGDGVQGQRRILLFGTLTIVLGLIGTFWLRLIVPDQFSGLSWIGMEVPSWTQLSAAATELPWLRMILETLGLTLLAAGIAIGLPPLALLIWPSSRWHQCCSLFWAFMRWIPPPLMVLLLLLSNRPSLAIGALAIGLHNSGVMGRLLLEGLQQQRGQRQEALRAMGSSERMSWLYGLLSPQSPSYLAYGAYRSDVILRETVVVGMIGGSGLGWQLLESLSSFHWAAVVLVLCCYCALTISGESLSDRCRSLWLQS; encoded by the coding sequence ATGAACCGCCCGAGACCAGCGGCACCCCTGCTCACCTTGTTGCCTGCCATGGCTCTGGTGCCCGTTTTGATCGTGACTTTGATCGGGCTGCATGGAGGCGGGCTGTCGATTTGGCAGCAATTCCTTTCAGGAGCCCTGCATCCGTCGTTGGATCCCGATGTCCTTCATGCGGTTTGGCATGGTCTTGGAGTCACCATGGCCACGGCTTTTCTGAGCTGGAGTCTCAGCTTGTTGTTGGGTGTGCTTCTCGGCAGCGCTTGCGCGGATGTGGTGTGGAGAAGCTGGACTCTTCCCCCTTGGCCAGCGAAAGCGCTACGAGGGGTCCTTGCCATCCCAAGAGCGGTGCATGAGCTGGTTTGGGGCCTGTTGTTGCTTCAGGTGTTGGGGCTTCATCCCTACGTTGCTGTCGCTGCGATCGTGATTCCTTACAGCACCCTCGTGGCAAGGATTTGGCGAGATCATCTCGACAGCGCAGATCATCGTCCTCTGAATGCCTTAATCAGCGCAGGGGTGCAGCCCCTGTCGGCCTTGATGACGGCTCTCAACCCAGGAATGGGCACTGTCTTGATGAGCTACGGGGGGTACAGGCTCGAATGTGCCTTGCGAAGCGCCACCTTGCTGGGGGTTTTTGGCTTAGGGGGGCTTGGAACCGAACTGCAGCTCACCCTTCAGTCGTTGCAGTTTCGTGAGCTGTGGACAGGGTTGTGGGTTCTATCGGCCGTGATGTTGATTCTGGAGCAGCTGTTGAGATTTTGGCGAGGACGTTCTGGAGACGGGGTTCAGGGTCAACGTCGAATTCTGTTGTTCGGCACCTTGACGATCGTTTTGGGATTGATCGGCACGTTTTGGCTACGGCTGATCGTTCCTGATCAGTTTTCTGGACTCAGCTGGATCGGGATGGAGGTTCCTTCCTGGACCCAGCTGAGTGCGGCCGCCACTGAACTTCCTTGGCTGCGCATGATTTTGGAAACGCTGGGCCTCACCTTGTTGGCTGCGGGGATTGCGATCGGACTTCCCCCCCTGGCCTTGCTCATATGGCCCTCCTCCAGGTGGCATCAGTGTTGCTCGTTGTTCTGGGCCTTCATGCGCTGGATCCCACCGCCATTAATGGTGCTGCTCCTACTGCTCAGCAATCGCCCGAGCCTGGCGATTGGTGCCTTGGCGATCGGACTTCACAACAGTGGGGTGATGGGGCGGTTGCTGCTCGAAGGGCTTCAGCAACAAAGGGGCCAGCGTCAAGAAGCCCTCAGAGCGATGGGGAGTTCAGAGCGGATGAGCTGGTTGTATGGCCTGCTCAGTCCTCAAAGTCCTAGCTATCTGGCTTATGGGGCTTACCGCAGTGATGTGATCCTCCGCGAAACAGTGGTAGTGGGAATGATTGGGGGAAGTGGTTTGGGCTGGCAGCTGCTGGAATCACTCAGCTCCTTTCATTGGGCTGCGGTGGTATTAGTGCTTTGTTGCTATTGCGCCCTCACCATCAGTGGGGAATCACTCAGTGACCGCTGCCGTTCGCTCTGGCTGCAAAGCTGA
- a CDS encoding phosphonate ABC transporter ATP-binding protein — protein sequence MTSLLELVNVSLSGPRGDRLRSISLSVFEGERIALLGRSGAGKSTLLAIANGSLRVEQGEVRWCGASIRTMPRRQKREIGMLWQDLLLVEELSVGQNVNSGALGRHNLIWALSNLLFNVDQSACKDCLQRAGFDADLIERGLIDAPIRQLSGGQRQRVALARLLRQQPQLILADEPIANLDPAIASDLLDHLLNRSPEGQLNCGAQAIVISLHQPELVHRFDRVIGLQDGQLVMDQPADQLTPTDLSRLYAAG from the coding sequence TTGACCTCTCTTCTTGAGTTGGTGAACGTCAGCCTGAGTGGCCCAAGAGGAGATCGACTGCGCTCGATCTCCCTCTCGGTGTTTGAGGGAGAGCGGATCGCCTTGCTTGGACGGAGCGGGGCCGGAAAGAGCACCTTGCTGGCCATCGCCAATGGCAGTCTTCGTGTTGAACAGGGAGAGGTGCGTTGGTGTGGTGCGTCGATTCGCACCATGCCTCGTCGCCAAAAAAGGGAGATTGGAATGCTCTGGCAAGACCTGCTGCTTGTGGAGGAGCTCAGCGTGGGACAGAACGTCAACAGCGGTGCCTTGGGCCGTCACAACCTGATCTGGGCATTGTCCAATCTGTTGTTCAATGTGGATCAATCCGCCTGCAAAGATTGCTTGCAGCGGGCAGGTTTTGATGCTGATCTGATCGAGCGTGGCTTGATTGATGCTCCGATCCGCCAGCTGTCAGGAGGGCAGAGACAACGTGTGGCTCTTGCCCGTTTGCTCCGTCAGCAACCGCAACTGATCTTGGCCGACGAACCGATTGCAAATTTGGATCCTGCAATCGCCTCTGACTTATTGGATCACTTGTTGAACCGTTCGCCCGAGGGGCAGCTGAATTGTGGCGCTCAGGCGATTGTGATCAGCTTGCATCAACCCGAACTCGTCCATCGCTTTGATCGTGTGATCGGTTTGCAGGATGGGCAGCTTGTGATGGACCAACCAGCAGATCAACTCACTCCTACTGACCTTTCCAGGTTGTACGCGGCCGGATGA
- a CDS encoding putative selenate ABC transporter substrate-binding protein, which yields MTKLLTRVRKQGAVVLLAFFCGQGAMVLPANAQATLRIGAIPDQNPERLNRRYGQLAAELSDKLKVPVRYVPVSNYPAAVSAFRTGSLDLVWFGGLTGIQARLQTPGAKVLAQRAIDAKFNSVFIANSSAGLQPISSIDGLKGLKGKRFTFGSESSTSGRLMPQYFLAQAGVTPKQLAGGQAGFSGSHDATIALVQSGSYQAGALSQPVWNVAIKNGTVDPNKVKVLWTTPSFGNYHWLARPNLDQRFGKGFTTKLQKAILALTPTIKRQKTILELFAAKRFIPAQESAYQPIEQVGRQLGKIR from the coding sequence ATGACCAAGCTTTTGACACGGGTCCGAAAACAAGGGGCCGTTGTTCTTTTGGCCTTTTTTTGTGGCCAGGGCGCAATGGTCCTTCCAGCGAATGCTCAAGCAACACTTCGGATCGGAGCCATACCCGATCAAAATCCAGAACGGTTAAATCGTCGATACGGACAACTTGCTGCTGAATTAAGCGACAAATTGAAGGTCCCTGTCCGGTACGTGCCGGTTAGCAATTACCCAGCAGCCGTGAGTGCTTTTAGGACCGGAAGTTTGGATCTCGTTTGGTTCGGAGGTCTGACAGGGATTCAGGCTCGACTTCAAACGCCAGGTGCCAAGGTTCTGGCACAACGAGCCATCGACGCGAAATTTAATAGTGTTTTTATCGCCAATTCTTCAGCAGGTTTACAACCCATTAGCAGCATTGATGGTCTGAAAGGCCTTAAAGGAAAGCGCTTCACGTTTGGATCAGAAAGTTCCACGTCGGGACGACTGATGCCTCAGTATTTCTTGGCTCAAGCAGGGGTGACCCCAAAGCAACTTGCGGGTGGACAAGCAGGCTTCAGTGGAAGCCACGATGCCACGATCGCTTTGGTGCAGAGCGGTTCCTATCAGGCTGGTGCTCTGAGTCAGCCGGTCTGGAATGTCGCGATCAAGAACGGGACAGTGGATCCCAACAAGGTGAAGGTCCTCTGGACAACTCCTTCGTTTGGGAATTACCACTGGTTGGCACGGCCCAATCTCGACCAACGCTTCGGGAAGGGGTTCACAACCAAACTCCAGAAGGCCATTTTGGCTTTAACCCCCACCATCAAGCGTCAGAAAACCATCTTGGAATTGTTTGCTGCCAAGCGCTTCATTCCAGCTCAGGAATCTGCCTATCAACCCATTGAGCAGGTGGGTCGTCAGCTCGGCAAGATCCGTTGA
- a CDS encoding pyridoxal phosphate-dependent aminotransferase codes for MPGPPFLSHRALALQPSLTLAISARAKALQQKGVNVCSLSAGEPDFGTPDFIVEASIQALRDGITRYGPAAGDPELRAAIAQKLSLENNIPTKTDQVLVTNGGKQAIYNLFQVLLNPGDEVIIPAPYWLSYPEIVRLAGGNPVTVSSSASDGFGLDLNKIEQSITPLTKVLVLNSPGNPTGRVLSLSELEALAELVRKHPNLMVMSDEIYEYLLEEGESHHSFAAVAPDLRERCFVVNGFAKGWAMTGWRLGYLSGDSTVIKAAAALQSQSTSNVCSFAQRGALAALQGSRDCVREMAASYNTRRAELCTGLQQMEGITLVPPRGAFYAFPRLPDVIPDSLAFCERALEEEGLAIVPGGAFGDDRCVRLSCAVSRETISDGLSRLKSLLTRP; via the coding sequence ATGCCAGGCCCCCCATTTCTCTCGCACCGAGCTTTGGCTCTGCAGCCATCGCTCACACTTGCCATCAGCGCCCGAGCAAAAGCCCTGCAGCAAAAGGGTGTGAATGTGTGCAGCTTGAGTGCGGGGGAGCCGGATTTCGGGACGCCAGACTTCATTGTTGAGGCGTCGATCCAAGCCCTAAGGGATGGCATCACCCGGTATGGACCGGCTGCTGGCGATCCAGAGCTGCGGGCTGCCATCGCTCAGAAATTGAGTCTTGAAAACAACATCCCCACCAAAACCGATCAGGTCTTGGTCACCAATGGCGGAAAACAGGCGATTTACAACCTGTTTCAAGTTCTTCTGAACCCAGGAGATGAAGTCATTATTCCGGCCCCGTATTGGTTGAGTTACCCAGAAATTGTTCGCTTGGCTGGGGGAAACCCTGTCACGGTGTCGTCGTCAGCAAGCGATGGGTTTGGACTTGATCTCAACAAGATTGAACAATCCATCACCCCGTTAACCAAGGTTCTGGTGCTCAATTCACCGGGCAACCCAACAGGTCGTGTGTTGAGTCTCAGTGAACTAGAAGCCCTGGCAGAGCTGGTGCGAAAGCATCCCAACCTGATGGTGATGAGCGATGAAATTTACGAATACCTGTTGGAAGAGGGTGAATCCCACCACAGTTTTGCTGCCGTAGCTCCAGATCTCAGAGAGCGGTGTTTTGTGGTGAATGGTTTTGCCAAAGGCTGGGCCATGACCGGTTGGCGACTCGGATATCTCAGTGGTGACAGCACGGTGATCAAGGCCGCGGCTGCCCTGCAAAGCCAAAGCACAAGCAATGTGTGCAGCTTTGCTCAACGGGGGGCTTTGGCGGCGCTTCAGGGCTCTCGGGACTGCGTCCGTGAGATGGCTGCTAGCTACAACACGCGGCGTGCTGAGCTCTGCACTGGTCTTCAACAGATGGAGGGCATCACCCTCGTACCACCGAGAGGCGCTTTTTATGCCTTTCCTCGCTTGCCTGATGTCATTCCCGATTCGCTGGCCTTTTGCGAGCGTGCTCTCGAGGAGGAAGGACTGGCGATCGTTCCCGGTGGTGCCTTTGGCGATGATCGCTGCGTCAGGCTGTCTTGTGCCGTTTCGCGTGAGACGATTTCCGATGGGCTGAGTCGGCTTAAGAGTTTGCTGACTCGTCCATAA
- a CDS encoding VOC family protein, with translation MPTMSAETTSLSWVLAANNPQSLAEFYANALGCACRQGLSDQHWMLSLPMGGTLQIYRPSRQRPWPVQGAALAPCFQRIGTDHPETELAGWIEQLEGLGARRRETTRLESFGAECWMEDPEGQPFLTLVLTQGSTGS, from the coding sequence ATGCCGACCATGTCAGCTGAAACGACCTCATTGAGTTGGGTGTTGGCGGCCAACAATCCCCAATCTCTCGCGGAGTTTTATGCGAACGCTCTGGGATGTGCGTGCCGTCAAGGACTGTCAGACCAGCACTGGATGCTGTCTCTACCCATGGGCGGAACACTGCAGATTTATCGCCCTTCCCGTCAACGGCCTTGGCCCGTGCAAGGTGCAGCCCTGGCCCCTTGTTTTCAGCGGATTGGAACCGACCATCCAGAGACGGAGCTGGCCGGTTGGATCGAGCAACTGGAGGGCTTGGGAGCGCGGCGGCGCGAAACCACTCGTCTGGAATCGTTTGGAGCGGAATGCTGGATGGAGGATCCAGAAGGGCAGCCCTTTCTCACCTTGGTGCTGACGCAAGGTTCCACTGGCTCATAG
- a CDS encoding uracil-DNA glycosylase: protein MRVSLEDFEASCLQCQRCDLAQERKTVVVSRGNPSARLMVIGEAPGADEDAQGRPFVGRSGRLLDACLAEVGLDQADDAYICNLIKCRPPGNRRPTPAELMACRPWLDRQILEVDPEILFILGATATASLLQCRTPISRLRGQWTEWEGRSVMPSFHPSYLLRNPSRDPGKPRSLFMADLTHVKRALNGVVSGLSPDSSDP from the coding sequence ATGCGCGTGTCCTTAGAAGACTTCGAGGCATCCTGTCTCCAGTGTCAGCGCTGTGATCTGGCGCAAGAACGCAAGACTGTTGTGGTCAGTCGTGGAAACCCTTCAGCGCGGCTGATGGTGATTGGAGAAGCGCCAGGGGCTGATGAGGATGCTCAGGGGCGTCCTTTTGTTGGGCGTTCCGGTCGCCTCTTGGATGCATGCCTAGCCGAGGTGGGGCTTGATCAAGCAGACGACGCTTATATCTGCAACTTGATCAAATGCCGCCCCCCTGGTAACCGACGCCCCACCCCAGCAGAGCTCATGGCCTGCAGACCGTGGCTTGATCGTCAAATTCTGGAGGTCGATCCAGAGATCTTGTTCATTCTTGGAGCGACAGCCACAGCGTCACTGCTCCAATGCCGTACACCGATTAGTCGATTAAGGGGGCAGTGGACGGAATGGGAAGGGCGCTCAGTGATGCCGAGTTTTCATCCCTCGTACCTCTTGCGAAATCCTTCACGAGACCCTGGGAAGCCCCGGTCGCTGTTTATGGCTGATCTGACCCACGTCAAGCGCGCACTGAACGGGGTTGTGTCAGGGTTATCTCCAGATTCGAGCGATCCTTGA
- the ispG gene encoding (E)-4-hydroxy-3-methylbut-2-enyl-diphosphate synthase: MTASQRYDTKIHRRVTRTVMVGDVPIGSEHPIAVQSMINEDTLDIDGSVAGIRRLADAGCEIVRVTTPSIGHAIAMGKIRSALRAQGCKIPLVADVHHNGTRIALEVAKHVDKVRINPGLFVFDKPDPNRQEFSKDEFDAIGERIKETFAPLVQVLKEQNKALRIGVNHGSLAERMLFTYGDTPQGMVESAMEFVRICDSLDFHNIVISMKASRAPVMLAAYRLMADTMDREGFNYPLHLGVTEAGDGDYGRIKSTAGIATLLAEGLGDTLRVSLTEAPEKEIPVCFSILQALGIRKTMVEYVACPSCGRTLFNLEEVLHQVRNATSHLTGLDIAVMGCIVNGPGEMADADYGYVGKGPGVIALYRNRDEIRKVPESEGVAALVQLIKDDGRWVEPD, translated from the coding sequence ATGACCGCCTCGCAGCGTTACGACACCAAGATTCATCGCCGGGTGACGCGCACGGTGATGGTGGGCGATGTACCCATCGGAAGTGAGCATCCGATTGCGGTGCAATCGATGATTAATGAGGACACGCTTGACATCGACGGGTCGGTCGCGGGAATTCGTCGGCTAGCCGATGCCGGATGCGAAATCGTGCGTGTCACGACTCCGTCGATCGGTCATGCCATCGCGATGGGGAAGATTCGCTCAGCACTTCGAGCACAGGGATGCAAGATCCCACTCGTGGCCGATGTCCATCACAACGGCACCCGCATTGCCCTAGAAGTCGCCAAGCACGTCGACAAAGTGCGCATTAATCCTGGGTTGTTTGTTTTCGACAAACCAGATCCCAATCGCCAGGAGTTCAGCAAAGACGAGTTTGATGCGATTGGAGAAAGAATCAAGGAAACATTTGCTCCGCTCGTTCAAGTCCTGAAAGAGCAAAACAAGGCCTTGAGAATTGGAGTGAATCACGGTTCCTTGGCTGAACGCATGCTGTTCACCTATGGAGATACCCCTCAAGGCATGGTCGAATCGGCCATGGAGTTCGTACGCATCTGCGATTCACTCGATTTTCACAACATCGTGATTTCAATGAAGGCATCGCGGGCGCCCGTGATGCTGGCGGCCTACCGATTGATGGCGGACACCATGGATCGTGAAGGGTTCAACTACCCCCTGCACTTAGGAGTCACCGAAGCAGGTGATGGCGACTACGGCCGAATTAAAAGCACGGCAGGAATCGCAACGTTGCTGGCAGAAGGGCTTGGAGACACCCTGCGGGTGTCCCTCACAGAAGCTCCTGAAAAGGAAATTCCCGTGTGCTTTTCGATTCTGCAGGCACTGGGAATCCGCAAGACGATGGTCGAATACGTGGCCTGTCCGAGCTGCGGTCGCACTTTGTTTAATCTTGAGGAGGTTCTTCATCAGGTCCGAAACGCCACCTCTCATCTCACCGGTCTCGACATTGCGGTGATGGGTTGCATTGTGAATGGACCTGGCGAGATGGCTGATGCTGACTACGGTTACGTCGGCAAGGGGCCTGGGGTGATCGCCCTGTATCGCAACCGTGATGAGATCCGAAAAGTACCCGAGTCTGAGGGGGTGGCAGCCTTGGTTCAGCTCATCAAAGACGACGGCCGCTGGGTTGAACCCGACTGA
- a CDS encoding S41 family peptidase has translation MSAKNFGTKGSQRHSWFLALGAGAVTAAVVVANPGLGLPSTTSSSITNSPKEVIDQVWQIVYRDFLDSSGGYDLDQWSILRKDLLSKSYAGTEESYEAIRGMLASLDDPYTRFLDPKEFKEMQIDTSGELTGVGIQISLDKDTKEIVVVSPIEGTPASKAGVQPKDVIVSIDGQPTKGMTTEDAVKLIRGTEGSDVVLGLRRNGSILEVPLIRARIEIQAVDSQLNTSANGTKVGYIRLKQFNANASKEMRAAIRDLEKQGSQGYVLDLRSNPGGLLEASVDIARQWLDEGTIVSTKTREGIQDVRRATGNALTDRPVVVLVNEGSASASEILSGALQDNERGVLVGQKTFGKGLVQSVRGLSDGSGMTVTIAKYLTPKGTDIHKNGIRPDVPVEMSEKEIKTLTIEQLGTNKDGQYRVAETTLLKALQAPKAERTYQPGAANLQSALQR, from the coding sequence ATGAGCGCTAAAAATTTCGGCACCAAAGGATCTCAACGTCACAGCTGGTTTTTAGCTCTAGGAGCAGGGGCTGTTACAGCGGCTGTTGTCGTGGCAAATCCTGGTTTGGGTTTGCCAAGCACGACATCGTCATCAATTACCAATAGCCCGAAAGAGGTGATTGATCAGGTCTGGCAGATCGTGTATCGAGATTTCCTGGATTCTTCAGGCGGATATGACCTCGATCAATGGTCAATCCTTCGCAAGGATTTGCTCTCCAAGTCTTATGCAGGAACAGAGGAATCCTATGAAGCGATTCGAGGAATGTTGGCGAGTCTTGATGACCCTTACACCCGATTCCTGGACCCAAAAGAGTTCAAGGAAATGCAAATTGACACGTCGGGGGAATTAACCGGTGTCGGCATACAAATTTCATTAGACAAAGACACCAAAGAGATTGTGGTGGTGTCGCCGATTGAAGGCACACCTGCCTCCAAAGCCGGGGTCCAACCCAAGGACGTCATCGTTTCGATTGATGGTCAACCCACCAAGGGAATGACCACGGAAGATGCGGTGAAGCTCATTCGTGGAACGGAAGGAAGCGACGTCGTCCTGGGCTTACGCCGCAATGGCTCCATCCTTGAGGTTCCCCTCATTCGGGCTCGCATTGAAATCCAGGCCGTCGACAGTCAACTCAACACCAGTGCCAACGGAACCAAGGTGGGCTACATCCGCCTCAAGCAATTCAACGCGAATGCCTCCAAAGAGATGCGAGCAGCGATTCGCGACCTTGAAAAACAAGGATCTCAGGGTTACGTCCTTGATTTGCGCAGCAACCCAGGTGGCTTGCTCGAAGCCAGCGTCGACATTGCCCGTCAATGGCTGGATGAAGGGACGATTGTCAGCACAAAAACCCGTGAGGGCATTCAGGACGTCCGCCGTGCCACAGGAAATGCTTTAACAGACCGTCCAGTGGTGGTGTTGGTCAATGAGGGCTCCGCGAGCGCAAGCGAGATTCTTTCAGGAGCGCTTCAAGACAACGAACGCGGGGTTCTGGTAGGCCAAAAAACCTTTGGGAAAGGGCTCGTCCAATCCGTGCGCGGACTCTCTGACGGATCTGGGATGACCGTCACGATTGCGAAATACCTCACACCCAAAGGCACCGATATCCATAAAAACGGCATCCGCCCGGATGTTCCTGTGGAGATGAGTGAGAAGGAGATTAAAACTCTCACGATTGAACAGTTGGGGACCAACAAAGATGGGCAGTACCGCGTAGCGGAAACCACCCTGCTCAAAGCGCTACAGGCTCCAAAAGCGGAAAGAACGTATCAACCAGGAGCCGCCAACCTTCAGTCAGCACTTCAGCGATAG